Proteins found in one Salvia splendens isolate huo1 chromosome 10, SspV2, whole genome shotgun sequence genomic segment:
- the LOC121752192 gene encoding mediator of RNA polymerase II transcription subunit 13-like isoform X2, with protein sequence MWTNIFKIGGLHWISWFQFLPNEFDFSALPDKSVKVDPKDAAMSAVLSAHLQLQKEGFLSAWTNSFVGPWDPSQGLHNPDEKIKLWLFLPGQHSSINEKAQHAVATLRVLASGFWVSPGDSEEVASAISQALRNCIERALRGFSYVRFGDVFSKYQPFTQNEELFRRGQPVAEFIFAATEETIFVHVIISAKHVRALSNGDIEPFLSSSSRRTNDQIPVVVSPHGMHGKLTGCCPGDLVKQVFLSSGKFRDPNGTSGLPFKVARGSGLPTQQRGQNCFVEVSIGCQEKLARDNVILHSNFSQPHGTESPASRLCNQRWPLDKLPISEKKFVYPTEAVLVPVMQTSFARSSLKRFWLQNWAGPSLSASSLVMHCDDKVDSMDGSSLEPSGTRSYHGYRSSSNSNSSSYGSMSSSSSDSDRKVLGARDLEADADSLMSRQSGLSSLGQMQNDVLQLGSKRPRSGTSESFGQAGMVLNPSMTDYGTMEANMSINGATNENVGSQWGWDDDDRGMGMDIQALLSEFGDFGDFFENDALPLGEPPGTAESQVLMFPAPDGGELCSSPSTSVMDVPDRMLVSTSFPTFDNFNQLNAPDSVEDSVIKNQETTKSSAPSQVTCMLPSSNIEFDHVVKAEALMSFAPEYGGVEAPNSEISSVIFRSPYIPRSCKVDSASSSSHYVYSATPPSPCCNGSHEKSTLPSEKACAEKKELCSAIKSKKYYTHVERGKQQTGASHNSLGKGEVGGSSAQFFALSQADVKPVSAKASDSSQKGDNCLPSARTVLATEIECLVCQVSMCRLRHTLLSSSNISASSLSGLSCSTQNLGHNDSSTMVDNMSCKSELKKKETIPVRIAGDVDGGMLDGSLTAPVGVWRSVGIPKVSKPSSSNMEVCPSIPHNSFMEESMLSYGLRQPLQELLDGIAFLVQQATSLVDVALDADCGDGPYGWLALQEQRRRGFSCGPSMVHAGCGGLLASSHSLDIAGMELVDPLSVDVQASLTIGLLQSDIKEALKSAFSNADGPLSVMDWCRGRNPSNESAMTYDGHSAESIASASECRDSSSTVTLSVGDPMSPSLTSAGGASGLKGDGTRGDDGGTSLMESDQQHCSRIRPTLSVVPFPSILVGYQDDWLKTSAGSLQLWEKAPLEPYATVKHMSYYVVCPNIDPLTTAATDFFLQLGTVYETCKLGTHAPQSLGNEMDIDSKKISPGFALLDCPQSMKIDTYNASMLGSISDYFLFLSNGWDLTSYLKTLSKVLKTLKFGSPAPVNSKEGNGGPCTVVYVVCPFPEPLAVLQTVVEASIAIGSVIRSSDKERRSMMHNQVAKALSYPASVDESFSNVLTLTGFSIPKLVLQIVTVDAIFRVTSPKLNELIILKEIAFTVYNKARRISRGASGEAMSSLSVPGGSHSVLMQMSPSVPGMWKDCVGSRIGGPPLQRENELDTSLRQGAWDNSWQTARSGGLGADPSRTGDIFPLDDIRCLFEPLFILAEPGSIERGLSPFFGNSADSSKLSDDCTSTSFVQNSTSSGTGDNGPVSQHDSLDSDGLTSGHQKSIPSLHCCYGWTEDWRWMVCIWTDSRGELLDSCVYPFGGISSRQDTKGLQSLFVQILQQGCQILQACSPDAGVAKPRDLVITRIGCFFELECQEWQKALYAAGGSEVKKWSLQLRRSLPDGMPAGNNGNSLQQQEMGLMQERALPSSPSTLYGPHSKSSSFMKGGIAQPSSRKQLMGGHAVLDNSKGLLQWVQSVSFVSVSIDHSLQLVLQADSSPGSSQGSATSGLSGYLEGYTPVKSLGSTSASYLLVPSPSMRFLPPSVLQLPTCLTADSPPLAHLLHSKGSAIPLSTGFVVSKAVPSMRRDARSLSKEEWPSVLSVSLIDYCGGNVVSQEKSGKGANKPVGRGVSSESKDIEVETHIILDTIAAELHALSWMTASPAYLERRSALPFHCDMVLRLRRLLHFADKERSRLPEKAPT encoded by the exons GGAGGTTTGCATTGGATATCATGGTTTCAGTTTCTTCCCAATGAATTTGATTTCAGCGCTCTACCTGATAAGAG TGTGAAGGTGGACCCTAAAGATGCAGCGATGTCGGCAGTGCTCTCAGCACATCTGCAGCTGCAGAAGGAAGGGTTTCTCAGCGCATGGACTAACTCTTTCGTTGGACCTTGGGATCCTTCTCAGGGTCTGCATAATCCTG ATGAGAAGATTAAGCTTTGGCTTTTTCTCCCTGGTCAACACTCCTCTATCAATGAGAAGGCACAACATGCTGTTGCCACATTGAGAG tGCTCGCATCTGGATTCTGGGTGTCTCCTGGCGATTCCGAAGAAGTTGCTTCTGCCATATCACAGGCTTTAAGAAACTGTATTGAAAG AGCACTTAGAGGGTTTTCATATGTACGATTTGGAGATGTGTTCTCCAAGTATCAGCCATTTACTCAGAATGAAGAACTATTCAG GAGGGGTCAACCTGTCGCTGAGTTCATCTTTGCTGCAACAGAAGAAACAATATTTGTTCATGTTATTATATCTGCTAA GCATGTCAgagctctttcaaatggcgacATTGAACCTTTCCTCAGCAGTTCTAGCCGGCGTACCAATGACCAAATTCCAG TTGTTGTTTCTCCTCATGGAATGCATGGGAAGCTTACGGGATGTTGTCCTGGTGATCTTGTAAAGCAAGTGTTTCTGAG CTCCGGAAAGTTTAGAGATCCAAATGGAACTTCAGGTCTCCCTTTCAAAGTTGCTCGAGGATCTGGACTGCCAACTCAACAAAGGGGACAAAATTGCTTTGTTGAAGTGTCCATTGGTTGTCAAGAAAAGTTGGCGCGGGATAATGTGATCTTGCATAGTAACTTTTCTCAGCCTCATGGCACTGAGTCTCCAGCTTCTAGACTATGTAATCAGAGGTGGCCTTTAGACAAGCTTCCAATCTCTGAAAAAAAGTTTGTCTATCCAACAGAGGCTGTTCTTGTTCCAGTTATGCAGACATCTTTTGCAAGATCATCTTTGAAAAG ATTCTGGCTGCAAAATTGGGCTGGACCGTCTTTGTCGGCTTCATCACTTGTTATGCATTG TGATGACAAAGTTGATTCAATGGATGGATCTTCTCTCGAACCAAGTGGAACTCGTTCTTACCATGGGTATCGTAGTAGTAGTAACAGTAATAGTAGTAGCTATGGCAGCATGAGTAGTTCCTCCAGTGACAGTGATCGCAAGGTCCTGGGAGCTCGTGATCTTGAGGCAGATGCAGATTCTTTAATGTCCAGACAGTCTGGTTTATCTTCCTTGGGTCAGATGCAGAATGATGTCCTTCAATTG GGTTCTAAAAGGCCACGAAGTGGGACTTCAGAGTCATTTGGTCAAGCAGGCATGGTTTTGAATCCTTCCATGACTGATTATGGTACCATGGAAGCCAATATGTCTATTAATGGGGCTACAAATGAAAATGTTGGATCTCAGTGGGGATGGGACGATGATGATAGAGGCATGGGGATGGATATTCAAGCACTACTATCAGAGTTTGGCGATTTTGGTGACTTTTTTGAGAATGATGCTTTGCCGCTCGGGGAG CCTCCAGGGACCGCTGAGTCTCAAGTTCTCATGTTTCCTGCACCTGATGGTGGTGAGTTGTGTAGCAGCCCCAGCACCTCAGTGATGGATGTGCCAGATCGAATGCTTGTATCGACAAGTTTTCCAACCTTTGATAACTTCAACCAACTAAATGCTCCTGATTCTGTGGAAGATTCAGTCATCAAAAACCAAGAAACCACAAAGAGTTCTGCTCCCAGTCAAGTTACTTGTATGCTGCCATCTTCCAATATTGAGTTTGATCACGTCGTAAAGGCTGAAGCACTGATGTCATTTGCCCCAGAATATGGGGGTGTGGAAGCCCCTAACAGTGAGATCTCCTCTGTGATTTTCCGAAGCCCCTACATTCCTAGATCTTGCAAAGTGGATTCTGCATCAAGCTCAAGTCATTATGTGTACTCTGCAACACCTCCTTCCCCTTGCTGTAATGGATCTCATGAGAAGTCCACCTTGCCAAGTGAGAAAGCTTGTGCAGAAAAGAAAGAATTGTGTTCTGCGATTAAATCAAAAAAATACTACACACATGTTGAAAGAGGAAAGCAGCAAACTGGTGCAAGTCATAATAGTCTTGGTAAAGGTGAAGTTGGAGGTTCATCAGCACAGTTTTTTGCTTTGAGCCAAGCAGATGTCAAACCTGTCTCAGCTAAAGCAAGTGACAGCTCACAAAAAGGAGATAATTGTCTCCCATCAGCTAGGACTGTCCTTGCAACAGAGATTGAATGCCTAGTGTGCCAGGTTTCCATGTGTAGGCTGCGACATACACTGCTTTCTTCCAGCAACATTTCAGCTTCTAGTCTGAGTGGATTATCTTGCAGCACTCAAAATCTAGGTCATAATGATTCAAGCACCATGGTGGACAATATGTCATGCAAATCTGAGttgaaaaagaaagaaacaattCCTGTTAGGATAGCTGGTGATGTAGATGGGGGAATGCTAGATGGGTCTTTGACTGCACCAGTTGGGGTTTGGCGTTCTGTTGGAATTCCTAAAGTTTCTAAGCCAAGTTCATCAAATATGGAGGTCTGCCCATCCATTCCAcataattcattcatggaaGAAAGTATGCTTTCATACGGACTACGGCAGCCACTCCAGGAACTTCTTGATGGTATCGCATTCCTTGTTCAGCAAGCAACTTCATTAGTTGATGTGGCTCTGGATGCTGATTGTGGTGATGGTCCATATGGGTGGCTTGCACTTCAAGAGCAGAGGAGGCGTGGATTTTCATGTGGACCCTCTATGGTACATGCTGGCTGTGGGGGTCTTTTGGCCTCTTCCCATTCCCTGGACATTGCTGGAATGGAGCTTGTTGATCCACTCTCAGTTGAT GTCCAGGCATCTTTAACAATTGGTTTGCTTCAGTCTGACATAAAAGAAGCGTTGAAATCTGCATTTAGCAATGCAGATGGCCCTCTTTCTGTTATGGATTGGTGTAGGGGCCGTAACCCATCCAATGAATCGGCGATGACTTATGATGGACACTCTGCGGAGTCTATTGCTAGTGCAAGTGAATGCCGAGATTCTTCTAGTACAGTAACTTTATCTGTTGGAGATCCCATGAGCCCATCTCTGACCTCTGCTGGTGGAGCATCTGGGCTCAAAG GTGATGGAACCAGAGGGGATGATGGAGGTACTTCTCTGATGGAGTCAGATCAGCAACACTGCTCACGGATACGGCCTACACTATCTGTTGTTCCATTTCCATCAATACTTGTTGG GTACCAAGATGATTGGCTCAAAACCTCAGCCGGTTCCTTGCAACTCTGGGAAAAGGCTCCTCTGGAACCTTATGCAACTGTGAAACAT ATGAGCTATTATGTGGTATGCCCAAATATTGATCCACTTACAACAGCTGCTACTGATTTTTTTCTTCAGCTTGGAACTG TTTATGAAACCTGCAAGCTGGGAACACATGCACCCCAAAGTCTGGGAAATGAGATGGATATAGATTCCAAGAAAATATCACCCGGTTTTGCTCTCCTTGATTGCCCTCAATCAATGAAGATAGATACCTACAATGCATCTATGTTGGGATCAATCAGTGattatttccttttcctatcAAATGGCTGGGACCTGACTAGTTATTTAAAGACTCTTTCTAAGGTTCTTAAGACCTTGAAATTCGGTTCTCCTGCGCCAGTGAATTCCAAGGAAGGAAATGGCGGACCATGCACT GTAGTTTATGTGGTCTGCCCCTTCCCAGAGCCTCTTGCAGTCCTACAGACTGTGGTTGAAGCTTCTATTGCTATCGGATCAGTGATTCGATCTTCTGATAAAGAAAGGCGATCCATGATGCACAATCAAGTTGCAAAAGCTTTGAGTTACCCAGCTTCTGTAGATGAATCATTTTCAAATGTTTTGACTCTTACAGGATTTAGCATCCCAAAGCTTGTATTGCAGATTGTGACTGTAGATGCCATATTTAGGGTTACTAGCCCCAAGCTAAATGAGCTGATCATTCTAAAGGAAATTGCTTTCACTGTTTACAATAAGGCTCGACGAATTTCACGAGGAGCATCTGGTGAGGCAATGTCATCATTATCTGTGCCAGGGGGTTCTCATTCAGTCTTGATGCAAATGTCTCCATCGGTTCCTGGTATGTGGAAGGATTGTGTTGGTTCTCGAATTGGAGGACCTCCTCTTCAGAGAGAGAATGAACTTGATACAAGCTTGAGACAGGGTGCTTGGGACAACTCTTGGCAGACAGCAAGGAGTGGGGGGCTTGGAGCAGATCCCAGCAGAACTGGAGATATCTTTCCTCTGGATGATATTCGTTGTTTGTTTGAACCACTTTTTATTCTTGCAGAACCTGGCTCCATCGAGCGTGGGCTTTCACCCTTTTTCGGTAATTCGGCAGATTCATCAAAGCTGTCAGATGATTGCACAAGTACTAGCTTTGTGCAAAATTCTACTTCTTCAGGAACTGGAGATAATGGGCCTGTTTCTCAGCATGATTCCTTGGATTCAGATGGTTTGACATCTGGCCACCAAAAATCAATCCCAAGTCTGCATTGTTGTTATGGATGGACTGAGGATTGGCGCTGGATGGTGTGCATATGGACAGATTCAAGGGGAGAATTGCTTGACAGTTGTGTTTACCCCTTTGGAGGAATCAGTAGTCGGCAAGACACAAAGGGTCTGCAGTCCCTTTTTGTCCAAATACTACAACAAGGATGCCAGATTCTTCAAGCTTGTTCTCCTGATGCTGGTGTAGCTAAGCCTAGAGATCTCGTGATTACACGAATTGGATGCTTTTTTGAGCTCGAGTGCCAGG AGTGGCAGAAAGCTTTATATGCAGCTGGGGGTTCTGAGGTGAAAAAGTGGTCTCTGCAGCTCCGTCGTTCCCTTCCTGATGGAATGCCAGCTGGCAACAATGGAAATTCTTTACAACAGCAGGAGATGGGTTTAATGCAAGAGAGGGCACTTCCTTCTTCACCTAGTACATTGTACGGTCCTCATTCTAAATCTTCCTCATTCATGAAAGGTGGCATTGCACAACCTTCCTCGAGGAAGCAGCTAATGGGTGGGCATGCAGTGTTAGACAATTCGAAAGGCTTACTGCAATGGGTGCAGAGCGTCAGTTTCGTCTCAGTCTCGATTGATCACTCATTACAACTGGTGTTACAAGCAGATTCATCTCCTG GGTCAAGTCAAGGTAGTGCCACGTCAGGTCTGTCTGGCTATCTTGAAGGATACACACCTGTGAAGTCCCTTGGGTCTACATCAGCTTCCTACCTTTTAGTCCCTTCACCGAGCATGCGCTTTCTGCCTCCTTCTGTTCTTCAGCTCCCTACGTGTCTCACTGCAGATTCCCCGCCTCTCGCTCATCTTCTACATAGCAAAGGGTCTGCAATTCCCCTGTCCACGGGTTTTGTCGTTTCAAAAGCAGTACCTTCAATGAGGAGAGATGCCAGGAGTTTATCAAAAGAAGAATGGCCTTCAGTTCTCTCTGTTAGTTTAATTGACTATTGTGGAGGTAACGTTGTCAGCCAAGAGAAGTCAGGGAAGGGTGCCAATAAGCCTGTGGGGCGAGGTGTGAGCTCTGAATCCAAAGATATCGAGGTGGAAACACACATCATTCTAGATACAATAGCAGCAGAACTCCATGCTTTGTCCTGGATGACTGCTAGCCCAGCATACTTGGAGAGAAGATCTGCTTTGCCTTTCCATTGTGACATGGTTCTGAGACTCAGAAGGCTTCTCCATTTCGCAGATAAGGAACGCTCCCGGCTTCCAGAGAAGGCACCGACATGA